In Candidatus Defluviibacterium haderslevense, the following are encoded in one genomic region:
- a CDS encoding T9SS type A sorting domain-containing protein, protein MKKGFIFIYICIFCNMSFAQVQQLREFKAEGHTFKELYQKADQLIPKHKLDNPEFRKAFREGKLDGVFLDDKRVSLERWAWYWRDRLNEDGSFGDLSKQSELYNAIANGPGNLSPRNALVWKHEGPVRNSGGYWGMGRTTHIAFHPTQPNTWFVAAPNGGVWKTTNNGTSFTSLGEALPIQRVGIILVDPKSPNTIYISLGEKEGWWQYGMGIYKSTNGGATWTPTGLNWKLTDNKVLYALEMDPVNTNILIAATNNGIYRTTNGGTSWDKSRTEDFSDVKFKPNNSNIVYAARNDYWGSCEVFKSLDGGVTFNQISNFVEVKSSMRLAVTPADPEFLGVNRSVDGVRKFDLSKNSGSSFEFIANLPENAVMEFSPNNTNLMYCGGVDIHKSTDGGRTWNQATIWYNRGDLPEVHADHHSVVYNPYNKDEIFICCDGGIYKYTESTKSWKEFQNGLPITQFYKMAISTTNPPVLIGGSQDNGGFIRRANGSWGNTNGGDAMWQLIDPTNAAIGYSEYWGGTAVYRTTNGFNNLTEINGNIPGNPQGQWVTPFTLNPKNPRTFMIGYHEVFMSPDRGNTFKALSNNLTGSADNDLRNVVINPVDTNTIAATIGSTIYLTKDYGVNWGRINMITSAEVTDLEFHPKDTNRLWVTRGGFGVLKVMESKDRGKTWTNITKNFVNTPVLCIKYDEASNTLFVGTDIGLFYSDATTVSWQYYGTGLPNTSVTDIELHQTSRKMYVSTYGRGFYSIDLPDCYPSTLALQTKINNSSFILKDSFNVCFGDQITIKNQIDGIKGTYRWRGPQGLDTTMTNINGISLGVFNSFLKTGNYSLQFTSELGCSRIDTVYIRVIQLPTTDIKSDFAEIDCSHPELKLSNATSYPGYQFEWSSNNKSLSTDPELLIKDSGTYFLIIINPLAACINSDSIVIKKIDPPSIKIETQDVKCFGDSSGVVSINIKDGTPPFSIKSKFDFINQSNQVPSGSYIIEIVDSRKCTFTDTVVINEPTDFNVLASVSNALNNDGAISLVVSGATPPYRFEWYLNQVLISKQQDLKDLIPGTYHLILKDSVDCVYELDVEVKKLTSVVESKIESIQVYPNPSEDYFIINTHDISQDQLEVDLFSIDGLKQKVVCQKQSDHEVKLLMSHLNSGTYVLEIKLDSQRRKILLVLIK, encoded by the coding sequence ATGAAAAAGGGTTTCATTTTTATTTATATTTGTATATTTTGTAATATGTCTTTTGCTCAAGTTCAGCAGTTAAGAGAATTTAAGGCAGAAGGACATACATTCAAAGAACTTTATCAAAAAGCCGATCAATTGATTCCAAAACATAAATTGGACAATCCAGAATTCCGCAAAGCCTTTAGAGAAGGAAAGCTGGATGGGGTTTTTCTTGATGATAAACGAGTTTCTCTGGAACGTTGGGCCTGGTACTGGCGCGATAGACTTAATGAAGATGGTTCTTTTGGTGACTTATCCAAACAATCAGAACTATATAATGCAATTGCAAATGGTCCTGGGAATTTGAGCCCACGTAATGCATTGGTCTGGAAACACGAAGGTCCAGTGCGCAATAGCGGAGGCTATTGGGGTATGGGTAGAACGACTCATATAGCCTTTCATCCCACACAACCGAATACTTGGTTCGTAGCCGCACCTAATGGTGGTGTATGGAAAACAACAAATAATGGAACTTCTTTTACCAGTTTAGGCGAAGCATTACCCATACAAAGAGTTGGAATTATACTTGTAGATCCTAAAAGTCCAAATACCATCTATATTTCATTAGGAGAGAAAGAGGGCTGGTGGCAGTATGGTATGGGTATTTATAAATCAACTAATGGTGGCGCTACCTGGACGCCAACAGGTCTGAATTGGAAATTAACAGACAATAAAGTGCTCTATGCTTTAGAAATGGATCCAGTTAATACAAATATACTGATTGCTGCAACCAATAATGGTATTTATAGAACAACAAATGGTGGTACTTCATGGGATAAATCCAGGACCGAAGATTTTTCAGATGTAAAATTTAAACCCAATAATTCAAATATAGTGTACGCAGCACGTAATGATTATTGGGGATCATGCGAGGTGTTTAAATCCTTGGATGGGGGAGTTACGTTTAATCAAATTTCAAATTTTGTAGAAGTAAAATCATCGATGCGGTTGGCTGTTACTCCTGCTGATCCCGAATTTCTAGGTGTTAATCGCTCCGTGGATGGTGTGCGTAAATTTGATTTATCGAAAAATTCAGGGTCAAGTTTTGAATTCATTGCTAACCTGCCCGAAAATGCAGTCATGGAATTTTCCCCAAATAATACGAATCTAATGTATTGTGGTGGTGTAGATATTCATAAATCTACAGATGGTGGGAGAACATGGAACCAGGCAACCATCTGGTACAATCGCGGTGATCTTCCTGAAGTGCATGCAGATCACCATTCGGTAGTGTATAATCCTTACAATAAAGATGAAATTTTTATTTGCTGTGATGGTGGTATTTATAAATACACCGAATCCACTAAATCATGGAAGGAGTTTCAAAATGGATTGCCCATCACTCAGTTTTATAAAATGGCTATTTCCACTACCAACCCTCCAGTATTAATTGGAGGTAGTCAAGACAATGGCGGATTTATTAGACGCGCTAATGGTTCATGGGGCAACACCAATGGTGGTGACGCAATGTGGCAATTGATTGATCCAACCAATGCAGCAATAGGCTATTCTGAATATTGGGGAGGTACTGCAGTTTATAGAACAACAAATGGATTTAATAATTTGACAGAAATCAATGGCAATATCCCTGGAAATCCACAAGGTCAATGGGTAACACCATTTACATTAAATCCAAAAAATCCAAGGACATTTATGATTGGTTATCATGAAGTTTTTATGAGTCCTGATCGGGGTAATACATTCAAGGCATTGAGTAATAATTTAACAGGAAGTGCGGATAATGATTTAAGAAATGTTGTAATTAATCCGGTTGATACGAATACCATTGCAGCCACTATTGGTAGTACTATTTATCTAACAAAAGATTATGGAGTAAATTGGGGCCGAATCAATATGATCACCAGTGCCGAAGTTACAGATCTTGAATTTCATCCTAAAGATACGAATCGACTTTGGGTAACTCGTGGTGGTTTTGGTGTATTGAAAGTAATGGAGTCCAAAGATCGTGGTAAGACCTGGACAAATATTACAAAGAATTTTGTAAACACACCTGTGCTGTGTATCAAATATGATGAAGCTTCTAATACTTTATTTGTAGGTACAGATATAGGTTTGTTTTATAGTGATGCCACCACAGTTAGCTGGCAATATTATGGTACTGGATTGCCCAATACTTCGGTAACAGATATTGAATTACATCAGACTTCTAGAAAAATGTATGTGTCTACATATGGAAGGGGATTCTATTCTATAGATTTACCAGATTGCTATCCTTCTACTTTAGCATTACAAACTAAAATTAATAATTCCTCTTTTATCTTGAAAGATAGTTTTAATGTTTGCTTTGGAGATCAAATCACAATAAAGAATCAAATTGATGGTATAAAAGGTACCTATAGATGGCGAGGTCCACAAGGGTTAGATACGACAATGACCAATATCAATGGCATTTCATTGGGGGTATTTAATTCGTTTTTGAAAACAGGCAATTATTCCTTACAATTTACTTCAGAGTTGGGATGCAGCAGAATAGATACAGTATATATTCGAGTTATTCAATTACCAACTACGGATATTAAATCTGATTTTGCGGAAATAGACTGTTCTCATCCCGAATTAAAATTGTCAAACGCTACCAGTTATCCCGGTTACCAATTTGAATGGTCATCCAATAACAAAAGTCTTAGTACTGATCCGGAATTGTTGATCAAAGATTCGGGAACTTATTTTTTAATAATAATTAACCCATTAGCAGCATGTATCAATTCAGATTCTATAGTCATCAAAAAAATTGATCCACCATCAATAAAAATTGAAACACAAGATGTGAAATGTTTTGGTGATTCATCGGGAGTGGTTTCAATTAATATAAAGGATGGTACACCCCCGTTTTCCATTAAGTCAAAATTTGATTTTATAAATCAATCCAATCAGGTTCCTAGTGGAAGCTATATCATTGAAATTGTAGATTCCAGAAAATGTACTTTTACAGATACAGTGGTCATAAATGAACCAACAGATTTTAATGTTTTAGCTTCCGTTTCTAATGCTCTGAATAACGATGGAGCGATTTCGTTAGTAGTGTCTGGGGCAACACCGCCTTACCGTTTTGAATGGTATCTCAACCAAGTTTTAATTAGTAAACAACAAGATTTAAAGGATCTCATACCAGGTACCTATCATTTGATTTTGAAGGATAGTGTAGATTGTGTGTATGAATTAGATGTAGAAGTAAAAAAATTAACTTCAGTAGTGGAATCCAAAATCGAATCCATACAGGTTTACCCAAATCCTAGTGAAGATTATTTTATTATCAATACGCATGATATTTCTCAAGACCAATTGGAGGTTGATTTGTTTAGTATAGATGGCCTAAAACAAAAAGTTGTATGTCAAAAGCAATCAGATCATGAAGTTAAATTACTTATGTCACATTTGAATAGTGGAACTTATGTGCTGGAAATTAAATTGGATTCACAGAGAAGAAAAATTCTTCTTGTATTGATCAAATAA
- a CDS encoding gliding motility-associated C-terminal domain-containing protein, with translation MQHFHFNKPTFVTLIYLLTVMLSNHLASQPRPCRNVYASPNCEDAPLFCSLDELNGFWCNTLNGNGSLPCADNCSTGNQTSEIISWVSFVSQGGVQSFTVTIGNCAFASNLPYPTVRWGIWGDCLCGDQTFCSKPCMVSTWPPTNVSQTFKVNLKPCKRYYLWITGCDGQYNNDGACNYTINTSPGGRPVLPTIDDINNIASGIIEPVCEGTCDYRLFVNPKGCEPNYEWTLNDVDLGKNSSEIMLDFPTEGDFKICVSTYIGDKKNGTICSRQGPKCAIVKVRRLLDRVGPKRYLCYEIMNGGNYKWHTQTIIAPGIYRESLADKNCCPFDSIVEFIGLPEPTTGKHNFISCDNQPYIDLLGRSHSLCKDHLYVLLKKTTDPFKCDSFITLTAVGVYDSIHWESKCVGGKVELSPNFNIAKKCQFGESYLFEYKWYKKNDSLRTPISTNERLIVDAVNEDYCFEVKIKVFLEDDSVVCVKTYCDSINEAEFIDNTEDIKLSFCDSAIINGQTYKQSTIFTQQLKNVFGCDSVIVTDLNIMKSNLTNLNFSGCDSVTVNNQLYTNKGIYKQRLTNTSGCDSILNLDISIGKSSQTNIVLSNCDSIVVAGKTYTISGNYNLLLQGSSGCDSTVNLNLSIPKGSSERFSFDACDSVNFNGQTYKISGDYIQAFNSRNGCDSLLLVHVNITKSNNAPYILSLCDSANINGTKYFKSGNYTQLLTSANGCDSLLNIELTITKSNSSFYKFTSCDSALINGQWYLQSGNYTQLLQNANQCDSTLNIDLNITKSSTGNTLSRSCDSVKINGIGYNQTGIYQQTLTNSNQCDSILVIDFTRLSKSYSALKYKSCDSILVNNQVYKKSGQYTQILANTNQCDSVLNLDITIDKSRTRDINETACDSVLVNGKMYNQSGKFTQTLSSSEGCDSILNIDIIIQKSSQAEISQTDCDAIVINNQTYSQTGDYTQLLRNANLCDSLLTIHFTRLNASTSELAFTSCDSALVNGKTYYQSGKYSQLLINSNGCDSTLGLDLIIKPGNPSTLEAGIDTSICEGQIIQLNGIFSGAAKFTWQSSHGSFDNPNGITTNYYPNSIGNERIYLSATDDCKQWLDSLAIHVFPRQIVHVTGDTIIDPCKEITFSASGGSNYIWTPASLIDCLDPPCSKVKLKSFEETRFTITTVGPCVVPANLNLSLSQIQSDIYIPNVFSPNGDNINDLFLPIFNCDAVTFFNLQIYDRWGNLLFESQNKEKGWNGKCQDVNLNPGVYPFVIQYALHGSERKLKTGDITLVR, from the coding sequence ATGCAGCATTTTCACTTTAACAAACCAACATTCGTTACCTTAATCTATTTGCTTACTGTTATGTTAAGCAATCATTTGGCTTCGCAGCCCCGCCCATGTCGAAATGTATATGCAAGTCCCAACTGTGAAGATGCGCCTTTATTTTGTTCGCTTGATGAATTGAATGGGTTTTGGTGCAATACATTAAATGGCAATGGCTCTCTACCATGTGCAGACAATTGTTCCACTGGCAACCAAACTTCAGAAATAATAAGTTGGGTATCTTTCGTTTCCCAAGGGGGCGTTCAATCATTTACAGTGACAATTGGAAATTGTGCTTTTGCCTCGAATTTACCATATCCAACCGTTCGATGGGGGATTTGGGGTGATTGTTTATGTGGAGATCAAACTTTTTGTAGTAAGCCATGCATGGTAAGTACCTGGCCTCCAACAAACGTTAGTCAAACCTTTAAGGTGAATTTAAAACCATGCAAAAGATACTATTTATGGATTACCGGTTGCGATGGACAATATAACAATGATGGAGCGTGCAATTATACTATTAATACTTCTCCAGGAGGACGACCCGTTCTTCCGACTATAGATGATATTAATAACATAGCAAGTGGTATCATTGAACCCGTTTGTGAAGGAACATGCGATTATAGATTATTTGTAAACCCAAAAGGCTGTGAACCAAACTATGAATGGACACTCAATGATGTTGATCTTGGAAAGAATAGCAGTGAGATCATGTTGGATTTTCCAACGGAAGGTGATTTTAAAATCTGTGTCTCCACTTATATAGGAGATAAAAAAAATGGAACCATATGTTCTCGACAAGGACCGAAATGCGCTATTGTAAAAGTCAGACGTCTGTTGGATAGAGTAGGACCCAAAAGATATCTTTGTTACGAAATCATGAATGGAGGTAACTATAAATGGCATACTCAAACCATTATTGCTCCAGGGATTTACCGGGAAAGCTTAGCTGATAAAAATTGCTGCCCATTCGATTCAATAGTTGAATTTATTGGATTGCCGGAACCAACTACAGGTAAACATAATTTCATAAGCTGCGATAACCAGCCTTATATTGACTTGTTGGGTCGGAGTCATTCTCTTTGTAAGGATCATTTGTATGTTTTATTAAAAAAGACTACTGATCCTTTTAAATGCGATAGCTTCATTACGCTGACTGCTGTGGGAGTGTATGACTCCATTCATTGGGAAAGTAAATGTGTTGGCGGAAAAGTAGAATTGTCACCCAATTTCAACATTGCCAAAAAATGCCAATTTGGCGAAAGCTATTTATTTGAATACAAATGGTATAAGAAAAATGACAGTTTGAGAACTCCAATATCCACAAATGAACGGCTTATAGTTGATGCCGTTAATGAAGATTATTGTTTCGAAGTTAAAATAAAAGTATTCCTTGAAGATGACTCTGTTGTTTGTGTTAAAACATATTGCGATTCTATAAATGAAGCTGAATTTATAGACAATACAGAAGATATTAAATTGTCTTTTTGTGATTCTGCAATCATAAATGGACAGACCTATAAGCAATCTACCATTTTTACCCAGCAATTAAAAAATGTATTTGGCTGTGATAGTGTAATAGTTACAGATCTGAATATTATGAAAAGCAATTTGACAAACTTGAATTTTAGTGGCTGTGATTCAGTAACTGTAAATAATCAGTTATACACAAATAAGGGCATTTACAAGCAGAGACTAACGAATACATCAGGATGTGATAGCATCTTGAATCTGGATATCAGCATTGGGAAAAGCAGTCAAACAAATATTGTGCTAAGCAATTGCGATTCCATTGTGGTTGCTGGAAAAACATATACTATATCTGGAAACTATAATCTACTGTTACAAGGTTCCAGTGGTTGTGACAGTACAGTTAATTTAAATTTAAGTATTCCAAAAGGAAGCAGTGAGCGCTTTTCTTTCGATGCATGCGATTCTGTAAACTTCAATGGACAAACGTATAAGATAAGTGGTGACTACATTCAAGCCTTCAATAGTAGGAATGGCTGCGATAGTTTACTTCTGGTTCATGTCAACATTACTAAGAGTAATAATGCTCCATACATTTTGTCTTTATGCGATTCTGCTAATATTAATGGAACGAAATATTTTAAATCCGGCAACTATACTCAATTGCTTACAAGTGCCAATGGATGCGATAGTTTACTGAATATTGAATTAACTATTACTAAAAGTAATTCATCATTTTATAAATTTACTTCCTGTGACTCTGCTTTAATAAATGGTCAATGGTATTTGCAATCTGGAAACTATACTCAATTACTTCAAAATGCAAATCAATGCGATAGCACATTGAACATAGATTTAAATATTACAAAAAGTAGCACTGGAAATACGCTCAGTAGATCCTGTGATTCAGTAAAGATAAATGGTATAGGCTACAATCAAACCGGCATTTATCAACAAACTCTGACAAATTCAAATCAATGTGATAGTATATTAGTCATTGATTTTACACGCTTAAGTAAAAGTTATTCTGCTTTAAAATACAAATCTTGCGATTCAATTCTGGTTAATAATCAAGTTTATAAAAAGTCTGGTCAATACACTCAAATTCTTGCGAATACAAATCAATGTGATAGCGTATTGAATCTTGATATCACAATAGATAAAAGCAGAACAAGGGATATCAATGAAACGGCTTGTGATTCGGTTTTGGTGAATGGAAAAATGTATAATCAATCCGGAAAATTCACTCAAACACTTTCAAGTTCGGAAGGATGTGATAGCATATTAAATATTGATATTATAATACAGAAAAGCAGTCAAGCAGAAATCAGTCAAACGGATTGTGATGCCATTGTTATAAATAATCAAACGTATTCACAAACAGGGGACTACACACAACTTCTGAGAAATGCGAATCTCTGCGATAGTTTACTGACTATTCATTTTACACGATTGAACGCAAGTACATCTGAGCTGGCATTTACTTCTTGTGATTCTGCTTTGGTCAATGGAAAAACCTATTATCAATCCGGCAAATATTCACAATTACTAATTAATTCGAATGGATGTGATAGCACTCTAGGATTGGATTTAATCATTAAACCTGGCAATCCATCAACATTAGAAGCAGGAATTGATACCAGCATCTGCGAAGGTCAGATCATTCAACTGAATGGAATATTTTCGGGAGCTGCAAAATTTACATGGCAATCAAGTCATGGTAGTTTTGATAATCCAAATGGTATTACTACAAATTATTATCCAAATAGCATTGGCAATGAACGAATCTATTTAAGTGCTACTGATGATTGCAAGCAATGGTTAGATAGTCTTGCCATTCATGTTTTTCCAAGACAAATTGTTCATGTAACAGGAGATACAATTATTGATCCATGTAAAGAAATTACTTTTTCAGCTTCAGGTGGATCAAACTACATTTGGACTCCAGCATCATTGATTGATTGTCTCGATCCTCCCTGTAGCAAAGTAAAATTAAAATCCTTCGAGGAGACCCGTTTCACAATTACAACTGTAGGGCCTTGCGTAGTTCCTGCAAATTTAAATCTATCTTTATCACAAATTCAATCGGATATTTATATACCAAATGTATTTTCTCCAAATGGAGACAACATCAATGATTTATTCCTGCCTATTTTTAATTGCGATGCGGTTACTTTTTTCAATTTGCAAATTTATGATCGATGGGGCAACCTTTTATTCGAATCCCAAAACAAAGAAAAAGGCTGGAATGGTAAGTGTCAGGATGTGAATTTGAATCCGGGGGTTTATCCTTTTGTCATTCAATATGCATTACATGGTTCAGAGCGGAAGTTGAAGACAGGGGATATTACCTTAGTAAGATAG
- a CDS encoding IS3 family transposase: MGIGRLCKLFGKTRHAFYDHLWTKQKISIRDDIILQEVISIRKQLPRLGTRKLFHLLKPTLQSHNIKIGRDYLFDLLSEYKLMIRQRKRKAITTDSKHWMKKYCNLIKDITITKPEQVWVSDITYIRLTNYWGYLSLITDAFSRKIIGYCFRNDLQAEGCVEALRMALNNRIYDHPIIHHSDRGSQYCSHQYVHLLYQHNIKISMTDNGDPYENALAERVNGIIKTEFNLHQTHLGFDQTYNLVKHSIKAYNELRPHGSCDYLTPDQAHLQFETLPKRWKNYNKYYF, translated from the coding sequence ATAGGGATCGGAAGGCTTTGCAAACTGTTTGGCAAAACTAGACATGCTTTTTATGACCATTTATGGACTAAGCAAAAAATTAGTATCCGTGATGACATAATTCTTCAAGAAGTTATTTCCATTAGAAAACAACTTCCCAGACTGGGCACAAGAAAATTATTTCATTTACTAAAACCAACTCTTCAATCTCACAATATAAAAATTGGTAGAGATTATCTTTTTGATTTACTTTCAGAATATAAATTAATGATTAGACAACGAAAAAGAAAAGCCATTACTACGGATTCAAAACACTGGATGAAAAAATACTGCAATCTCATTAAAGACATTACTATAACTAAACCCGAACAAGTTTGGGTAAGTGATATTACCTATATTAGATTAACTAACTATTGGGGCTATCTTAGTTTGATTACAGATGCTTTTTCCAGAAAAATTATTGGTTACTGTTTTCGCAATGATTTACAGGCAGAAGGGTGTGTTGAGGCCTTACGAATGGCATTAAATAATAGAATTTATGACCATCCCATTATTCATCATTCGGATAGAGGTTCTCAATATTGTTCACATCAATATGTTCATTTACTTTATCAACATAATATTAAAATTAGTATGACTGACAATGGAGATCCTTATGAAAATGCATTAGCAGAAAGAGTAAATGGTATTATCAAAACTGAATTTAATCTTCATCAAACTCATTTGGGATTTGATCAAACTTATAATCTTGTTAAACATTCCATTAAAGCCTACAATGAATTAAGGCCTCATGGAAGTTGTGATTATTTGACTCCTGATCAAGCTCATCTACAATTTGAAACATTACCCAAAAGGTGGAAAAACTATAATAAATACTATTTTTAA
- a CDS encoding transposase, with product MVQKDQEFNAQTRKKQGRYDKRLILKIVSDIESGHPRKELQDQYGLGKRSIDRWMKDYGSIHYKNNIKRKSYSKLQKRTIVSAIEQGRMSIQEVQDAYGIKNSKLIRDWIIQFKNENDQLCELNGQVMSKNLTKNIGSNELALEKALEEAELKIKALNTLIDLAEEQLNIDIRKKSGAKQSLKQNKTILK from the coding sequence ATGGTACAAAAGGATCAGGAATTTAATGCACAAACCAGGAAAAAGCAAGGTCGATATGACAAGCGTTTAATCTTAAAGATCGTTAGCGATATTGAATCCGGACACCCACGGAAGGAATTGCAAGACCAATATGGATTAGGAAAGAGATCTATTGATAGATGGATGAAAGATTACGGATCAATTCACTACAAGAACAATATCAAGCGGAAAAGCTATTCGAAGCTCCAAAAACGTACTATTGTAAGTGCCATTGAGCAAGGAAGAATGAGCATCCAAGAAGTTCAAGATGCATATGGGATTAAAAACAGTAAATTAATTAGAGATTGGATTATTCAATTTAAAAATGAAAATGACCAACTTTGTGAGTTAAATGGACAAGTGATGTCTAAAAATCTAACTAAAAATATTGGATCAAACGAACTAGCTTTGGAAAAGGCTTTAGAAGAAGCTGAGCTTAAAATCAAGGCTCTTAATACACTTATTGATCTTGCAGAAGAACAACTCAACATTGATATTAGAAAAAAGTCTGGTGCCAAGCAGTCCTTAAAACAAAACAAGACAATCCTAAAATAG
- a CDS encoding exo-alpha-sialidase yields the protein MKIQILMLVLLQSLVTCQYIQAQDSLFNSDFQSKKNSTEKNFDLGSNSVYQSTDNGLTWHDISASLPSNLKNKAFFVNNGTLSLLSNYQLYNFKNGSTPVNWEKEYSLGINIKDIYTCKSRVYGRSSEGDFFQKINGSSLWLPIQMPNSMVRTVLETQTGTLFVGCDNGIFKSTDKGKSWKHVFEDGIALNMVESNGIIIAGGQQGILRSINGGESWDWVIREGGVGISTEVIDGGFAAITYNTTSKTRRVRISTDAGVSWQAIDGSGLTPTPFIASIKQVGKNFICGHPDGILLSSDKGKTWKLVLPTIKNKVYNLSVSGKIIYAIPLNGGC from the coding sequence ATGAAAATCCAAATTCTAATGTTAGTATTACTTCAATCTCTCGTTACTTGTCAATACATTCAGGCACAAGATTCATTATTTAACTCCGATTTTCAATCCAAAAAAAACTCGACCGAAAAGAACTTTGACCTAGGTTCAAATAGCGTCTATCAATCTACAGATAACGGATTAACTTGGCATGACATCAGTGCCAGTCTACCCAGTAATTTGAAAAACAAAGCGTTCTTTGTCAACAATGGAACCTTATCTCTATTGTCAAATTACCAATTATATAACTTCAAAAATGGTTCTACACCAGTAAATTGGGAAAAAGAATATTCCCTAGGGATCAATATTAAGGATATCTATACTTGTAAATCCAGAGTCTATGGTCGCAGTAGTGAAGGTGATTTTTTTCAAAAAATAAATGGCTCAAGTTTATGGCTTCCAATTCAAATGCCAAATTCAATGGTTCGGACTGTTTTGGAAACTCAAACCGGAACTTTATTCGTTGGTTGCGATAATGGTATTTTCAAATCTACAGACAAAGGTAAATCATGGAAACATGTTTTTGAAGATGGAATAGCGCTAAACATGGTAGAGTCAAACGGAATAATCATTGCTGGCGGACAACAAGGCATCTTACGTTCGATCAATGGTGGCGAAAGTTGGGATTGGGTAATAAGGGAAGGTGGTGTAGGGATTTCCACTGAAGTTATAGATGGTGGATTTGCAGCCATCACCTATAATACCACATCAAAAACAAGACGAGTTAGAATATCTACTGATGCAGGAGTATCATGGCAAGCTATTGATGGTAGTGGCCTTACTCCTACCCCATTCATTGCTTCAATCAAACAAGTTGGAAAAAACTTTATATGTGGTCATCCTGATGGTATTCTATTATCTTCAGATAAAGGCAAAACATGGAAACTGGTACTTCCTACAATAAAAAATAAGGTATACAATTTGTCGGTTTCAGGTAAAATAATTTATGCTATACCTTTGAATGGTGGATGTTGA